GAGCGCGCCCGCATCGACGACAGGGCGAGCGGCTCGGTCTCGGCGAGCCAGCCGGCCGCCGCGTACGCGGGCAACTCGGCCGAGACCGTGCGCAGTTCGCGTTGCCGGGTCCATATCGCCAGCCAGGTCAGCAGGGCGAAGGCGGGCACCATGAAGGCCGCGTACACCGCGTAGAAGCCGTACGGGCCGAACAGCGACGCGGAGCCGTTCCACAGCGCGTGCGTGCCCATGGCCAGCACGAGGCCGAGCAGCGGCATCAGCACGCGGCGCACGCGCTGGCGGCTCGTGGCGAGCGCGGCGATGCCGAAGCCGATGCCCGTCAGCACCGTGAAGAGCGGATGCGCGAACGGTGACATCACCACCCGTACGAAGAAGGTCGCGGCGGTCACGGACGCCAGGCCCGAGTTGCCGATCTGCTGGTCCTCGCCGAAGGCGCTGCCGAGATAGAGGATGTTCTCGGTGAAGGCGAAACCGGTCGCGGTGAAGCCTGCGACGACGACTCCGTCCACGAGACCGGTGAAGGACTGTCGGCGGAAGAGGAAGATCAGCAGGATCGCGCCGGCCTTCGCGCTCTCCTCCACGATCGGCGCGACGACGGTGGCGCCCAGGGACTCCGCACCGCTGGGATCGGCGGTGGCGGTGGCTATCCACTGGGTCGCGAAGGAGTTCGCCGTTATCGCCACGAGGGCGGCGGCGCAGGCGCCCCAGGCGAAGGAGAAGAGCAGATTCCGCCAGGGGCCCGGCTCCACCCGGTCCAGCCAGCGGAAGGCCGCCATCAGCAGCGGCACGGGCAGGAGCGCCAGACCGAGACCGACCAGGAAGCCCTGGGTGCCGGTCTGTTCCCGTACGAGCGACAGGATCAGCAGACCGCACAGGGCGAGCAGGATGACCACCGCGCCCGCGCGCACGGCCGGGTGCCGCCAGAGGAAGCGGTGCGGCCGGTAGCGCCAGCGGGAGCGCTCCGGCACGGCGGCCCACATGTCACCGAGCCGCTGCTGCTGGTCGTACGCGGGAACGGACGGGTGCGGATGCGAGTGCGTGGCTGCGGGCGCGGTCGTGGGCGGGTGCTCGTGCGGGATCGGTCGGAACGGTTCGGACACCTACTGACCCTAACGAGGGGCACCGACAACTCGCGACGGTGCCCGGCTCGTCCCGGCCCCGCCCGACGAGGCGCTACGCCGCCGCCGCGCCGTCCGCGACCCGGCGGAAGAGCAGGTCGCGTACGGCATGCCCCTTCTCCAGGCCCTGGCCCTCGAACCGGGTGAGCGGCCGGAAATCGGGCCGCGGCGCGTAACCGGTGCCGGGGGAGGTGTTCTCGTAGGCCGGGTGCGCGGTCAGCACGTCGAGCATCTGCTCGGCGTACGGCTCCCAGTCGGTCGCGCAGTGCAGTACGGCGCCGGGCTTCAGCCGGGGCGCGACCAGGTCGAGGAACTCGGGCTGGATCAGCCGCCGTTTGTGGTGGCGCTTCTTGGGCCACGGGTCGGGGAAGTAGACGCGGATCCCGGCCAGCGACCCGGGCGGCAGCATCTCCCGCAGCAGGATGATCGCGTCGCCGTTGGCCACGCGGATGTTGGACAGCCCGTTCCGCTCGGCGAGCCGCAGCAGGTTCCCCTGTCCCGGCGTGTGGACATCGGCGGCGAGTATCCCGGTGTCCGGGTCGTCGGCGGCCATGCGCGCGGTCGCCTCGCCCATGCCGAAGCCGATCTCCAGGACCACCGGCAGTCCGCCGAACATGGCGTCGAGATCGAGGACGCGCTGTCCGTCGATGTCCAGGCCCCAGGACGGCCAGAGCCGCCGCAGGACGTCGGCCTGGCCGGTCGTCACGCGGCTGCGGCGCGGCTGGAAGCTGCGGATACGGCGCTCGAAGTGCGATCCGGCGGGGTCGGCGGCCGGCCCCGTGCCCTCGGGGAACATCCGGCTCCGGGGGTCGGTGCGGTCGGCGTGCGCGCTGTCGGCGCGGTCGCCGTCGCGGTCGCTGTTCACGTTCATCTGGGTCTGGGACACGTTTTCTCGGGCACGTCGGAGTCGGGCGGGATCCCTTCGATTCTACGGACCCGCCGGGAGTGCCCCGAGTGCCCGCCGATCCACCGGACACCGGTGTCGGCTGTCGGCCGCCGGACAGCCCCTACGCCCCGTCCGCGTCCTTCAGCATCGACAGCGCACGCCTCGCCACCTCGCGGCCGATCGGCAGCGCGGCCGTCGCCGCCGGCGACGGGGCGTTGAGCACATGGACCGTGCGCGGTGCGCGCCGGATCAGGAAGTCGTCGGCCAGCGTGCCGTCGCGCAGCACCGCCTGGGCGCGCACGCCGGCGGTCGCGGGGCGCAGGTCGGCGTCCGTCACGGCGGGCAGCAGCCGGCGTACGGCGGTGGCGAAGGCGCGCTTGGACAGCGAGCGCTTCAGCTCGCCCGCGCCGTACCGCCAGTGTCTGCGGGCTATCCGCCAGGAGCCGGGCCAGCCGAGTGTGCCCGCCATCTCACGGGGGCGCACGGCGGACCAGGAGTAGCCCTCGCGGGCCAGCGCGGGCACCGCGTTGGGGCCGACATGGACGCCGCCGTCGACTCCGCGCGTCAGATGCACCCCCAGGAACGGAAAGGCCGGATCCGGCACCGGATAGACCAGACCACGGACGAGTCCGGGCCGGGCCAGCTCGAAGTACTCACCCCGGAACGGGACGATCCGCATCCCCGGATCGTCGCCCGCGAGCCGGGCCACCCGGTCGCACTGGAGCCCCGCGCAGTTGACGAGGGCGCGGGCCCTGACCACCTCACCGGCGGCCGTACGGACCGCGACACCCCACTCCCGCCGGTCGACGACGGTGACCTCCGCGCCGTACCGCACGGTCGCGCCGGACGCCTCCGCCGAATCGGCGAGCCGCGCCGCGACGGCCCCGAAGTCGCACACCCCGGTCGTGCCGACATGGATCGCGGCCAGGCCGCGCACCTCCGGCTCGTACTCCATGATCTGCGCCGGGCCCAGCTCCCGTACCGGAATGCCGTTCTCCCTGCCGCGCTGGACCAGGGCGTGCAGCCGGGGCAGCTCGTCCCGGCCGGTGGCGACGATGAGCTTGCCGGTGACCTCGTGCGCGATGCCGTACTCCGCGCAGAACTTGACCATCTCCGCCGCGCCCTTGATCGCGTAGCGCGCCTTGAGGGATCCGGGGCGGTAGTACACACCGCTGTGGATGACTCCGCTGTTGTGCCCCGTCTGGTGCCGCGCGGGGCCCGGCTCCTTCTCCAGGACCGTCACACGGGTCCCCGGGGCGGCCCGGGTGAGGGCGTAGGCCGTCGAGAGACCGACGATGCCGCCGCCGATCACCAGCACGTCGCAGTCGTAGCCACGGCCGCCCACGCGGCCCGAGCCGTCTGTCTTCACTCGCGCAACCTCCCACCCCGATAGTGCACTGGCCCACTGACAATGCCCTTAAACCACCGGGGTGCCACACGTGTCCCTCATCGTTCACCGAGCATTCGGGCAGTGGGCCCGGCAACCGGCGCCCACGGCCGTGCACGGCCCCGCTGTACGGGGCCGGCCCGCGTCGGCCTACGCGGGCGCCACCAGCAGCGGACGGGCCCGCTCCCGCAGCTCCGCGACCCTCGGCTCGTCGCCGTACGGCTCCAGCCGGTGCAGCAGATCACGTACGTACTCCGTCGTGCGCGCCGACGAGATCCGTCCCGCCACCTCCACGGCACGGGTACCCGCCGCGCACGCCGCGTCCAGATTGCCGGACTCCAGCTCGGCGACCGCGCTCACCACCAGGCGTAACCCGTGCGACCGCGCGAACTCCTCGGTCGGCCGGGACAGCGCCTGCTCCGTGAAGCGCCGCATCTGCCGCGGCGCCTTCAGGTCGCGGTAGCACTCGGCGGCGTCGGCGGCGAAGCGGTCGTACGAGTAGAAGCCCAGCCAGCTGGGATCCGCGTCGCCCGCGCGGGAGCGCTCCAGCCAGCCCTCCGCCGCCTTGAGCGCGGCCCCGGCCGCCGCCGCGTCGCCCGCCTTCGCGTGCGCGCGTGCCTCGACCAGCCGGAAGAAGCTCATGGTGCGGGCCGTCGCGAGCCCCCGGTTGCGTTCGAGCGCGGCCTGGGCCAGGTCGACGCCCTCGTCGGCGAAGCCGCGGTACGTCGCCTGGAGCGACATCGAGGCCAGCACATAACCGCCGAGCGGCACGTCCGCCGCCGCGCGGGCCAGGCGCAGCGCCTGGATGTAGTACCGCTGCGCCGCCTCCTGTTGACCGGTGTCGAAGGCCATCCACCCGGCCAGCCTGGTCAGTTCGGCGGTCGCGCCGAAGAGGCCGCGGCCGACCTCGTCGCTGTACGCGGCGAGCAGCAGCGGCGCCGCGTCGACCCGCAGGCACTCGGGGACCATCGACGAACGCCAGTCCCCGCCGCCGTACTTGGAGTCCCAGCGCCGGGCGTCGGCCGCCGCCTCGCGGAGCTTGGCGACATCGCTGTGGCCCACGCGCAGGGGCGACAGCTCGCCACCGGCGTCGGCCCCGGGGGCGCCGGGACCCGCCGTGGCGGGTGTGAGCGCCGACGCCGGCGGCGGGGTCAACCCCGGTCCGCCGTGCGCCGTGTGCGCTCTGCGCGCCGCCTCGGCCATCGCCGCGTCCCGCGCGACGGACGAGTCGGCGGGCGATATCAGCCACCGTGAGGCGGGCGTGGCATATGCGCTGACCGCGAAGGAACCGGCCAGCGACTGCCAGATGCCGCCGCTGCCCGCCCGCCGGCCCGCCAGGTCCAGCCGGTACAGATCGGTCGCCGACCGCACCGCCTCACCCACGTCGCGCGGGAAGGCGAGACCCACCTCAGGCGCCGGATCGGCGTCGGCCAGGCCGATTTCGTGCAGTGGTACGGGCCGGCCCAGCTTGGAGCCGATGGCCGCGGCGATCAGATGGGGCGCCGCACCCTGCGGAATCATCCCCTTCGAAACCCACCGCGCCACTGAGGTTTTGTCGTATCGAAGCGTCAGACCGCGCTGCGACCCGAGGTCGTTGACCCGCCGGGCGAGCCCGGCGTTGCTGATTCCCGCGAGGGCGAGAACGGTGCCGAGCTTCTCGTTCGGCCCGCGTAGCTCCCTGGACATGCGTCACCCCTCGACACACAGACGGCCGCCCCGCCGGCCCCTCTTTCTGAGGAACCCCGTGGCATTCGTAAACCCAGCGTAGTTCGCCGCATCCCTACCGTTAAGGGGCGGACGTCCGGATGGCGGGATTGTTGTCCGTACGCGAGTACGTGTGAAACCCGCCCCGGATCGAACGTGCTCCGGGTGTGTGGCCGTGCGCCCGGCCGTGCGCTCTTGGCCTAAAGAGGCCGGGAGCGCTTCCATGAGTGCTGCGTGGGTCGGCCCACTGCGTACTGGAACCAGTGGGCTGGGGGACACCGCCGCCTCATTTCCCCGCGGGTGGCGGATCGGTCCGGGAGGTGATGGCGCCTCCCGGACTGTACATTTACCGACGTAGTGTCGGCGGATCGGGCTCGGAGATTGGCTGAATCCTGTCTGTCCGGCCTGAGCCCTTCGCAGCGCCAATTGGCCTTTGCCAGGGGCGCATTCGCATTTCCCGCTCCCTCACCGGGGCCACTCCTGTGTGCCGTTGTCGTGGCAGCATGTTCACGAACGACTGATGACGACGGGCACGACTCTTGATCCACAGGCTGTGGAGGCGCCGATGCGCTGGTTGGTGGGGTGGAGCAGTATCGCCGCGAGCTTCGGCACGGCGGGCTCCGTGGGCGATCAGTCCGAGGGCCGTACGGTCCACCCCGTCGGCTCCCAACTCCTGTGGGGCGACCCGGATCCGCTCTGGGCCGTCGGCGACTGGCGGGACGACGAGGTCCGTGTCGTCAGCGTCGACCCCTTCACCCGGCTCGCCGTGTTCGGCTGCTGCGGAGCCACCGACGAACAGCTGAAGGTGGGTCTGTTCGCCGCCCGCGGCGGCGCCCTGCGCCATCTCACCGCCTGGCCCGGCAGTTACACGGCGGTCGCCCAGATCGGCCGCCGGATCACCGTCGCCGGCGACCTCGCGGGCGCGAGACCCGTCTTCCACACGCCGTGGGCGAGCGGCACCGCGTACGCCACCGCCGCCCTGCCACTCGCCGACCTCATCGAGGCGCAGCTCGACATCGGGCACCTCGCGGCGCTGCTCGCCTGCCCCGAAACCCCAGAGGCGCTGCGCGACTCCACGCCGTACGCGGGCGTCAAACGCGTCCCGCCCGGCCACGCGCTCGTCCTGCGCGAGGGCTCCCGCGAGATCACCGGGTACGAACAGGTCGCCTCGCTCGCCGTCGCCGCGCCCCAGGCCGACCCCGAACGGGCCGTCGAGGGAGTCAGGGACGCCCTCGTCGAAGCCGTACGGGCCAGACTCCTGGCGCCGCGTCACGCACCCGAGGCCGCACCGCCCGACCCCGGACCCGTGCCGGGCATGGGGCCGGCCGACCGGCGCGCCGCCCGCGGCGGACCCGTCCCCGGCATCGGCGCCGACCTCTCCGGCGGCAGCGCCTCGGGCACGCTCGCCCTGCTCGCCGCCGGACTGCCCGGCGCGCCCGGCACCGTCCTCGGCCACGGCACCGGCGCGGGCGAACGGCTCCTCGCCGTCACCTTCAACGACCTGGCCACCGGCGGGCGCGAGGCCGAACTGGAACGGGCCCGCGCCATGGCCTCCAACCCCCGGCTGCACCATGTGGTGGTCGCGGCGGGCGAAGAGGCCCTGCCGTACGCCGAGTTGGAAGGCCCGCTGACCGACGAGCCCGGCCCCTCCCTCGTCACCGCCGAACGTCACCGCCGCCGGCTCGCCGCGGGCAGCGCCGACCACTTCACCGGGGCCGGGGCCCGCGAGGTGCTGGACGCGCACCCCGCGCGCCTGGCCGACCTGCTGATCGACCGGCGCCGCCGCGACCTGCTGCGGCCGACCACTGCGCTCGCCAAGGCCCAAGGGCCCACGGCGGGCTCGCTGTTCGTGCCGCTGACCGTCTACCGCGCGGCCCGCCGCCTGGCCCGTACGCCCTACCGCACCGGCCTCGAAGAGGCGGCCGCGCGACTGCCCGGCGCCCACCGCGAACGCGACGCGCCCGCCGCCGACGGGCCGTTGGGCGCTTCCCTCGCCGCGCTCACCTGGTCGCGGCCCGGACCGGCGGCGCGCTGGCTCACGGGCGAGGCCCTGGCTGAAGTATCGGTTCGTCTTACCTCGGCGGCGATCCGCCCCACGTCCGTCCAGCGGCCCGGAGAGGCCCGCGCACGGGCCGCGCTGGCCCGGCACGCCGCCGACCACCGGATCTTCGAGCAGGCCGCCGAGATCCGCAGCCAGCGGCTCCACGCGCCGTTCTTCGACAACCAGGTCGTACGGGCCTGCCGCGCGCTCCCCGAATCGCTACGGGTCCAGCCCGGCGCCCGCGCCGACGTCCTGCGCGCGGTCCTCGCGGGGGCGGGCATCCACGACCTGCCGCCGGGCTGGGGCGCCACGACCCACGCGACGTCGGCCGCCGCGACCCGCACCGGGATGCGGGCGGCCGTCGGTGACCTGATCGCCTTGTTCGACGCGCCCCTGCTGGCCGACGCCGGGCTGATCGAGGCACGCGTGGTGCGCAAGGCGCTGCGCAAGGCGGCCGAGGGCGAACCGATCCCGCTGGACGGCATCGCCGACCTCGTCTCCACGGAACTGTGGCTCAGACGCCTGCTGTCCCGCCGCGGCACCTGCTGGACGGGCACGGCGGCCCCGCGCCAGCGCGCGGTCGCGGGAGGCGTGGTCCCACGCCGCCCGACGCTGCACCCCTAGGGCGTGGGCGTCTACCGGTTCGGCCGGCCGGTCGGTCAGCCGCAACTGATGCTGGAACGCGCCCAGTCGGCCACCGCCACCGAGTCGAACGGGGTGTGCGGTTCGACCACCAGCCGGATCCGCTTCTGGCCCCCGATCCCCACATTCACCGGCACCGCCGCCTCGCCGCCGCGCACCACCGGGGACCGCCAGAGCCGGCCGCCGTCGCCGTACACGGAGAAGCGCACCGCGCCCAGACCCAGCGTCAGGTCGTCCACGCCGACCATCGCCCGGTAGGTGGCGCACGGGCGGTTGAGCTGGATGGTCACCGACCCCGAGGCGTGCATGGACGCCCCGTGCCCGTACCTCGTGCCGCCGATCGACATGCCGGGGCGCTGCCAGAGCCAACTGCTCTGCCCGATCACCACCTCGGGCGCGGAACCGTCACCGGTCACGTCGAACCTGAGCCGGTTCACCTGGTACTCCTCCGGCGCCGGGGGAGGCGGCGGGGCCGGGGCGGGCGGCTTCGGCTCGGCGGGCGGCGGCGGGGCCTCCGGCTCGGGCTCCGGATTCGGCGGTGTCGGCTTCGCCTTCGTCGGCGTGGGGCTCGGCTCCGGTTCCGGCTCGGGCTTCGGCGCGGGCTTCTCGGGCGGCGGGGTCGGCCGGGGCGCGGGGGCGGGCGCCGCCGGTGGCTTCGACTCCGTTGCCGGTGCCGGTTTCTCCGGTACGACGTGCTGTACGACGGGCGGCTTCGCCTGCGGCTCGTCGGGGACCTCGTCACCGGTCAGCGCCCACACCAGCCCGGCCGCCGCCGCGAGGGCGACCACCGCGGCGATCCCCGCCTTCATCGGCGCGCCCAGCCCCTCCGCCGCCGCACCGCCCGCCGCACCGGCGCCTCCCGCCGAACCCGACGCGCCACCGGCCGCGGCCGCCGCACCGGCTCCGGCCGCACCCGCCGCGCCGCCGGCGACGACCCCGGCGGCCTTGAACGAGTAACCGGCCGCGAACCAGCCGATGACCGCGATCGGGAGCACCGCCGGAATCCCGGCGTTGACGTGCGCCAACTCGCCCGCCACGATGCGGCACTTCGCGCACTCGTCCAGG
This window of the Streptomyces niveus genome carries:
- a CDS encoding sporulation protein is translated as MSRELRGPNEKLGTVLALAGISNAGLARRVNDLGSQRGLTLRYDKTSVARWVSKGMIPQGAAPHLIAAAIGSKLGRPVPLHEIGLADADPAPEVGLAFPRDVGEAVRSATDLYRLDLAGRRAGSGGIWQSLAGSFAVSAYATPASRWLISPADSSVARDAAMAEAARRAHTAHGGPGLTPPPASALTPATAGPGAPGADAGGELSPLRVGHSDVAKLREAAADARRWDSKYGGGDWRSSMVPECLRVDAAPLLLAAYSDEVGRGLFGATAELTRLAGWMAFDTGQQEAAQRYYIQALRLARAAADVPLGGYVLASMSLQATYRGFADEGVDLAQAALERNRGLATARTMSFFRLVEARAHAKAGDAAAAGAALKAAEGWLERSRAGDADPSWLGFYSYDRFAADAAECYRDLKAPRQMRRFTEQALSRPTEEFARSHGLRLVVSAVAELESGNLDAACAAGTRAVEVAGRISSARTTEYVRDLLHRLEPYGDEPRVAELRERARPLLVAPA
- a CDS encoding sigma-70 family RNA polymerase sigma factor encodes the protein MSGDGRNEPLGGGAGSTGTGGSPSGQVPSQGGPGGSPGTAGPSGPVGPTAGPAAGPTGDPSGGPSAGPAVPVPPSDDTHVSVPPQRERVGRPAEAPVEGQTADPPTSDAELIQRMRDGDDGAYEELYRRHSVAVLRYARTCCRDAHTADDLTAEVFARTLQAVRGGAGPEQAVRAYLLTTVRRVAAAWTKTAKREQLVDDFAVFAAQSTRSAEVSDDDTLELGADVRAMHEAERSLAMQAFRSLPERWQAVLWHTTVEEESPSEVAPLFGLTANATAVLASRAREGLKQAYLQAHVNTAVASAGDCARYADRLGAYARGGLRIRAERGLRKHLDECAKCRIVAGELAHVNAGIPAVLPIAVIGWFAAGYSFKAAGVVAGGAAGAAGAGAAAAAGGASGSAGGAGAAGGAAAEGLGAPMKAGIAAVVALAAAAGLVWALTGDEVPDEPQAKPPVVQHVVPEKPAPATESKPPAAPAPAPRPTPPPEKPAPKPEPEPEPSPTPTKAKPTPPNPEPEPEAPPPPAEPKPPAPAPPPPPAPEEYQVNRLRFDVTGDGSAPEVVIGQSSWLWQRPGMSIGGTRYGHGASMHASGSVTIQLNRPCATYRAMVGVDDLTLGLGAVRFSVYGDGGRLWRSPVVRGGEAAVPVNVGIGGQKRIRLVVEPHTPFDSVAVADWARSSISCG
- a CDS encoding PrsW family intramembrane metalloprotease; translated protein: MWAAVPERSRWRYRPHRFLWRHPAVRAGAVVILLALCGLLILSLVREQTGTQGFLVGLGLALLPVPLLMAAFRWLDRVEPGPWRNLLFSFAWGACAAALVAITANSFATQWIATATADPSGAESLGATVVAPIVEESAKAGAILLIFLFRRQSFTGLVDGVVVAGFTATGFAFTENILYLGSAFGEDQQIGNSGLASVTAATFFVRVVMSPFAHPLFTVLTGIGFGIAALATSRQRVRRVLMPLLGLVLAMGTHALWNGSASLFGPYGFYAVYAAFMVPAFALLTWLAIWTRQRELRTVSAELPAYAAAGWLAETEPLALSSMRARSMARTVAGRNYGPAAARTVGEYEAFATSLAFLRHRAGRGTAGPDYVEREQELLHHLWQRREIASPALAYAARATGRVRTPPPYIDYGGYNPYRS
- the lhgO gene encoding L-2-hydroxyglutarate oxidase, giving the protein MKTDGSGRVGGRGYDCDVLVIGGGIVGLSTAYALTRAAPGTRVTVLEKEPGPARHQTGHNSGVIHSGVYYRPGSLKARYAIKGAAEMVKFCAEYGIAHEVTGKLIVATGRDELPRLHALVQRGRENGIPVRELGPAQIMEYEPEVRGLAAIHVGTTGVCDFGAVAARLADSAEASGATVRYGAEVTVVDRREWGVAVRTAAGEVVRARALVNCAGLQCDRVARLAGDDPGMRIVPFRGEYFELARPGLVRGLVYPVPDPAFPFLGVHLTRGVDGGVHVGPNAVPALAREGYSWSAVRPREMAGTLGWPGSWRIARRHWRYGAGELKRSLSKRAFATAVRRLLPAVTDADLRPATAGVRAQAVLRDGTLADDFLIRRAPRTVHVLNAPSPAATAALPIGREVARRALSMLKDADGA
- the trmB gene encoding tRNA (guanosine(46)-N7)-methyltransferase TrmB encodes the protein MFPEGTGPAADPAGSHFERRIRSFQPRRSRVTTGQADVLRRLWPSWGLDIDGQRVLDLDAMFGGLPVVLEIGFGMGEATARMAADDPDTGILAADVHTPGQGNLLRLAERNGLSNIRVANGDAIILLREMLPPGSLAGIRVYFPDPWPKKRHHKRRLIQPEFLDLVAPRLKPGAVLHCATDWEPYAEQMLDVLTAHPAYENTSPGTGYAPRPDFRPLTRFEGQGLEKGHAVRDLLFRRVADGAAAA
- a CDS encoding asparagine synthase-related protein → MRWLVGWSSIAASFGTAGSVGDQSEGRTVHPVGSQLLWGDPDPLWAVGDWRDDEVRVVSVDPFTRLAVFGCCGATDEQLKVGLFAARGGALRHLTAWPGSYTAVAQIGRRITVAGDLAGARPVFHTPWASGTAYATAALPLADLIEAQLDIGHLAALLACPETPEALRDSTPYAGVKRVPPGHALVLREGSREITGYEQVASLAVAAPQADPERAVEGVRDALVEAVRARLLAPRHAPEAAPPDPGPVPGMGPADRRAARGGPVPGIGADLSGGSASGTLALLAAGLPGAPGTVLGHGTGAGERLLAVTFNDLATGGREAELERARAMASNPRLHHVVVAAGEEALPYAELEGPLTDEPGPSLVTAERHRRRLAAGSADHFTGAGAREVLDAHPARLADLLIDRRRRDLLRPTTALAKAQGPTAGSLFVPLTVYRAARRLARTPYRTGLEEAAARLPGAHRERDAPAADGPLGASLAALTWSRPGPAARWLTGEALAEVSVRLTSAAIRPTSVQRPGEARARAALARHAADHRIFEQAAEIRSQRLHAPFFDNQVVRACRALPESLRVQPGARADVLRAVLAGAGIHDLPPGWGATTHATSAAATRTGMRAAVGDLIALFDAPLLADAGLIEARVVRKALRKAAEGEPIPLDGIADLVSTELWLRRLLSRRGTCWTGTAAPRQRAVAGGVVPRRPTLHP